From a single Hippoglossus stenolepis isolate QCI-W04-F060 chromosome 2, HSTE1.2, whole genome shotgun sequence genomic region:
- the hand2 gene encoding heart- and neural crest derivatives-expressed protein 2: MSLVSGFPHHPAMHHHDSHHYSLHAATASRCHEDSGAPPYFTSWLISHADMSPTEYSLAPGYSPEYHGNNSGGSTGGLDPHHHHHHHYGPGSLVPGAGTISVNGATVGMHLHHHTHPRTVKRRPTANRKERRRTQSINSAFAELRECIPNVPADTKLSKIKTLRLATSYISYLMDILDKDGQHGDTQAFKAELKKSEVREERRKREAVEIPKTTSSSSSPSSSSSSLFSSSAGDKKSKGRTGWPQHVWALELKQ; encoded by the exons ATGAGTCTTGTCTCGGGCTTCCCTCACCACCCGGCCATGCACCATCACGACAGCCATCACTATTCCTTGCATGCTGCGACTGCTAGTCGATGTCACGAGGACTCCGGGGCTCCTCCTTACTTCACGAGCTGGCTGATAAGCCACGCGGATATGTCTCCCACTGAGTACAGCCTTGCGCCCGGCTACAGTCCAGAgtaccatggcaacaacagcGGCGGGTCCACTGGCGGCCTTGACccccaccatcaccatcaccaccactaTGGGCCCGGCAGTTTGGTTCCGGGGGCCGGGACCATTTCAGTTAACGGAGCTACGGTCGGTAtgcacctccaccaccacacacatcCTCGGACTGTGAAGCGGAGACCTACGGCCAACCGCAAAGAGAGGCGGCGGACCCAGAGCATTAACTCGGCCTTTGCGGAGCTGAGAGAGTGTATTCCCAACGTCCCGGCAGACACCAAGCTGTCCAAGATCAAGACACTGCGGCTGGCTACCAGCTACATCTCGTACCTGATGGACATCCTGGACAAGGACGGACAGCACGGAGACACACAGGCTTTCAAGGCCGAGCTGAAAAAGTCGGAGGTTCGAGAGGagcggaggaagagagaggcg GTGGAGATCCCAAAGACAacttcatcgtcatcatcaccatcatcatcgtCCTCGTCGTTGTTCTCCTCATCAGCGGGCGATAAGAAGAGTAAAGGACGCACAGGGTGGCCTCAACATGTCTGGGCTCTGGAACTCAAACAGTAG